The Sorangiineae bacterium MSr11367 genome window below encodes:
- a CDS encoding salicylate synthase: protein MSDRPTYVERRVTVHADPLELAAALIASAAHTTYALYERHGEWSAALGAAYEIVVDRDDVLVSSAAGAQRIEGVDLASMLDNAIASVPLRGFRAYGTASFELAYRYHGLSGNPAKESLLHLCVPESEIRLREGTALVRALTLAEVERLVGLVNRLDAAAVRDGAGAEMPPRATGDIVDLGTGSAKYKQLVALATQDIAAHGLDKVIASRRVPIACPIDLVASYVAGRRRNNPARSFLVKRGDLQFAGFSPETVLEVSSDGTVTTQPLAGTRALVENDAENHGLRSELLRDTKELAEHALSVRLAFEELAHVCTAGSVAVTDFMSVSPRGTVQHLASRLSGTLDENKSAWNAFQALFPGVTASGVPKREALEWIRNHEPHRRGLYAGAMMFIDDDGAMDAALILRTVFQYGGDAWLQAGAGIVAQSTPDREFEETSEKLLCVARDLVPRNPSTARVRHAESR from the coding sequence ATGTCCGATAGGCCGACGTACGTCGAGCGACGCGTGACCGTTCACGCGGATCCGCTCGAATTGGCGGCGGCGCTCATCGCGTCGGCCGCACACACGACGTATGCGCTTTACGAGCGCCATGGAGAATGGAGTGCGGCGTTGGGCGCAGCCTACGAAATCGTCGTCGATCGCGACGACGTGCTCGTGTCGAGCGCGGCGGGTGCCCAGCGCATCGAAGGCGTCGATTTGGCATCGATGCTCGACAACGCGATCGCGAGCGTCCCGTTGCGCGGTTTCCGCGCCTACGGAACGGCGTCGTTCGAACTCGCGTATCGCTACCATGGCCTTTCCGGCAACCCGGCCAAGGAATCGCTTTTGCATCTTTGCGTGCCGGAGAGCGAAATCCGCCTTCGCGAGGGGACGGCGCTGGTTCGCGCGCTCACCCTCGCGGAGGTGGAGCGGCTCGTCGGCCTGGTGAACCGGCTCGATGCCGCCGCCGTGCGCGATGGCGCGGGTGCCGAAATGCCGCCCCGGGCGACGGGGGACATCGTCGATTTGGGGACGGGCAGCGCCAAGTACAAGCAGCTCGTCGCATTGGCCACGCAGGACATCGCCGCGCATGGTTTGGACAAAGTCATCGCGTCGCGCCGCGTTCCCATCGCCTGTCCCATCGATCTGGTGGCGTCGTACGTGGCGGGCCGCCGGCGCAACAATCCGGCGCGCTCGTTTCTGGTGAAACGCGGTGACCTGCAGTTCGCCGGATTCAGCCCCGAAACGGTGCTCGAGGTGAGCTCCGATGGAACCGTCACCACGCAACCCCTGGCGGGGACGCGCGCGCTGGTGGAAAACGATGCCGAGAATCACGGTTTGCGGTCCGAGCTCCTTCGCGACACCAAAGAGCTCGCCGAACATGCCCTCTCCGTGCGCCTGGCCTTCGAGGAGCTTGCGCACGTCTGTACCGCCGGCAGCGTGGCCGTAACGGATTTCATGTCCGTCTCGCCGCGCGGTACCGTGCAGCACCTTGCCTCGCGGTTGTCGGGCACCCTCGACGAGAACAAGAGTGCGTGGAACGCGTTTCAGGCGCTGTTTCCCGGCGTGACGGCGTCGGGCGTGCCGAAGCGCGAAGCGCTCGAGTGGATCCGCAACCACGAGCCGCACCGGCGCGGCCTTTACGCGGGTGCGATGATGTTCATCGACGACGACGGCGCCATGGACGCCGCCCTGATTTTGCGCACGGTGTTTCAGTACGGCGGCGACGCGTGGTTGCAGGCGGGCGCCGGAATCGTCGCGCAATCGACCCCCGATCGCGAGTTCGAGGAAACGAGCGAGAAGCTTCTATGCGTCGCGCGTGACCTGGTGCCTCGTAACCCTTCGACCGCGCGAGTCCGCCATGCCGAGTCACGATAG
- a CDS encoding amino acid adenylation domain-containing protein — protein sequence MPSHDSFLDVRGTIARVLGVPAESIDDASNLIELGLDSIAMMRLAGQWRRQGITVAFAELAANPVVSAWRALLEKPAPRASSEASSHADPIAVDERAPFELALMQHAYWVGREQGQKLGGVAAHFYNEFDGENVDPARLERAVRALMQRHGMLRVRIGCDGLQRIVEGDVWPGLEVHDLRTRTEDEAREALALLRRQLSHRQMDLERGEVFDVQLSLLPEGRTRLHVNLDMVAADALSLRVLLGDLAHLYDGNEPPLPAIGYSYPRYLRAHAQRTRAGDQAYWRARLEQLPSAPQLPAAVQVADVTTVVRRHRWLPPERAREFEARARRHGLTPAMAMAAVFAEALGAWSDAPRFLLNLPVFDREPLHPDVGLIVGDFTSSILLAWDGETPGSFAERAKRLQSRFHEDAEHVGYSGVEVLRDLSRARAEQVLAPVVYTSALGLGELFPASVKERFGTASWIISQGPQVWLDAQVTELDGGWLVNVDARESAFAPGVLDALFEAHGQLLERLLGECGAWDEPVPALLPAEQMQTRRAANDTAKPRSGKRLHDGFFERAERDPEAIALVWGEDGAMSYGELRHRALRVAAHLQAHGVAAGDAVAVHLPKGHEQIVAVLGVLAAGAAYVPVAIDQPALRRERIYRAAQVAYVLERDSLALGHALPGEGPTLPAPLSGSDAARAYVLFTSGSTGEPKGVELHHAAAMNTIEDLNRRLALGAADRTLALSALEFDLSVYDMFAPLTAGGAIVCIEERERRDAYAWLDRAKRHGVTVLNCVPALLDMTLTASGGEALPTLRAVLTGGDWVGTDLPRRLSAWSPHCRFLALGGTTETAIHSTLCEVTDVARMPAHWTSIPYGKPLDNVQLRVVDGLGRDCPDFVAGELWIGGDGVALGYRGDPARSAEKFVSEQGTRWYRTGDRARYVAGGDVEFLGRADFQVKLRGHRIELGEVEAALRSFPGIERAIVLLGKHALAAVVVGPSPVDVASVRAFLAERLPAFMLPEQLVHCTELPLTANGKVDRKQLERWVASLAPGDNRGASAPVGEIEQRVALAWSEALGVVAPGREDNFFAAGGDSLVATRLVRRLLDHGLCDVKLSELFARPILSDFAATLRLGEGALAAPTLTVDPSRRHEPFPPTEVQRAYWLGRNPNFTLGGVGCHFYREYDIDDLDVPRLAAAVDALVQRHEMLRAVFDENGEQRILLEVPPFAIEVVEAGEDPERAHAELRNELGHRCYDPARWPLFAMRGVRSGTRTRLGVSLDNLVVDALSILTFYAELNTLYRTPDARLPPIELSFRDYVVGLPADPRARTAARAFWERKLPTLPLAPQLPLAKSPTEIGRPHFIRFEGRIDAGDWTRILGHASTCGVTASTVLLTTFADVLSRWSSHPDLTINVTLFDRREVHPDIHRVMGDFTSLSLVGYRPTAGESHAARARRMQGELGQALDHREVSSISLVREMARAAGRPDLSMPVIFTSALGVPGGTSAPASGPFSRPVWGLTQTPQVWLDHQVVESDGGIALNWDVVEGLFPEGMVADMFEAYLRALRWLAAHAWTQPLPDALPDAHRRVRDDVNATACAYPQRTLHEAFFRIAREQPTRTALHWDDAQAQSYGALAEQALRVAAMLKHRGVEPGDLVAVSVPRGPEQIAAVLGVLAAGAGYVPIALDQPIARREAMLRQAGVRCSITDSIREARSFDPAREPVVGDPEGTAYVIFTSGSTGEPKGVEISHRAAHNTIVDIQRRFDVGASDRVLAVSALDFDLSVFDIFGLLSVGGALVLLDEEHRRDPRRWHELAAQHRVTVWNSVPTLLDMLLLVAHQASLALRLVLVSGDWVGLTLPSRLQVVRSGCRFVAMGGATEAAIWSNFVEVERVPAGWQSIPYGRPLGNQSFRVVDAHGRDCPDWVPGELWIGGAGVARGYRSSPELTARKFVEHGGARWYRTGDRGRYWPDGTLEFLGRTDHQVKIRGHRIELGEIEAALKSHSEVREAIVAAHDGRLLAVVVLANDVSEQALRAVLEGKLPSHMIPARIQRIDRVSLTANGKVNRAQVLEQLAGLAGAPDAPSEPLRGDWEHSIAALWSELFGGRSVGPLQSFFELGGDSLLATRFLEALRQRHSIQLPQRRLFTGPTVREIAAAIAADPTVAHFEEGAL from the coding sequence ATGCCGAGTCACGATAGTTTCCTGGATGTGCGGGGCACGATCGCCCGCGTGCTCGGTGTGCCCGCGGAGTCCATCGACGATGCGAGCAACCTCATCGAGCTGGGCCTGGACTCGATTGCCATGATGCGCCTGGCCGGGCAATGGCGGCGTCAGGGCATCACGGTGGCCTTTGCCGAGCTGGCGGCGAACCCGGTGGTGTCCGCGTGGAGGGCCTTGCTGGAGAAGCCCGCGCCGCGCGCTTCGTCGGAGGCGTCGTCGCACGCGGACCCCATCGCCGTGGACGAACGCGCGCCGTTCGAGCTGGCCCTGATGCAGCACGCCTATTGGGTGGGCCGCGAGCAGGGCCAAAAGCTGGGCGGCGTCGCGGCGCACTTCTACAACGAGTTCGACGGCGAGAACGTCGACCCCGCGCGGTTGGAACGCGCCGTTCGTGCGCTGATGCAGCGCCACGGCATGCTCCGCGTCCGGATTGGCTGCGATGGACTGCAGCGCATCGTCGAGGGTGACGTGTGGCCCGGCCTCGAGGTGCACGACCTTCGCACGCGCACCGAGGACGAGGCACGGGAGGCGCTCGCGCTCTTGCGGCGGCAGCTCTCACATCGGCAGATGGACCTCGAGCGGGGCGAAGTGTTCGACGTGCAATTGTCGCTGCTTCCAGAAGGGCGCACGCGGTTGCACGTGAACCTCGACATGGTGGCCGCCGACGCCCTGAGCCTGCGCGTGCTCTTGGGCGACTTGGCGCACCTGTACGATGGCAACGAGCCGCCGTTGCCGGCCATCGGCTACAGCTACCCGCGGTACCTTCGCGCGCATGCGCAGCGGACGCGCGCGGGCGACCAGGCGTACTGGCGTGCGCGCCTGGAGCAGCTTCCCTCCGCGCCCCAACTTCCGGCCGCGGTGCAGGTCGCCGACGTCACCACCGTCGTGCGTCGCCACCGCTGGCTGCCGCCGGAGCGCGCGCGCGAATTCGAGGCGCGGGCGAGGCGTCACGGTCTCACGCCGGCCATGGCCATGGCGGCCGTGTTCGCGGAGGCGCTCGGCGCGTGGAGCGATGCGCCGCGATTTCTGCTCAACCTGCCGGTGTTCGACCGCGAGCCGCTCCACCCGGACGTCGGCTTGATCGTCGGTGACTTCACCTCGTCGATTCTCTTGGCGTGGGACGGCGAAACGCCGGGCTCCTTCGCGGAGCGGGCCAAGCGCCTGCAATCGCGGTTTCACGAGGATGCGGAGCACGTTGGCTATTCCGGGGTCGAGGTGCTGCGCGATCTGTCCCGCGCGCGCGCCGAGCAGGTGCTCGCGCCCGTGGTGTACACGAGCGCCCTCGGCCTGGGGGAGCTGTTTCCCGCCTCCGTGAAGGAGCGCTTTGGAACGGCGTCGTGGATCATCTCGCAAGGCCCGCAGGTCTGGCTGGATGCGCAGGTCACCGAGCTCGATGGCGGCTGGCTGGTCAATGTCGACGCCCGCGAGAGTGCCTTCGCGCCGGGCGTGCTGGATGCGCTGTTCGAGGCCCACGGCCAGCTGCTCGAGCGCCTCCTCGGTGAGTGCGGTGCATGGGACGAGCCCGTTCCCGCGCTGCTGCCGGCGGAGCAAATGCAAACGCGCCGCGCGGCCAACGACACAGCGAAGCCCCGCAGCGGCAAACGCCTCCACGATGGCTTTTTCGAGCGGGCCGAGCGTGATCCCGAGGCCATCGCGCTCGTCTGGGGCGAGGACGGCGCGATGTCGTACGGCGAGCTTCGTCACCGAGCTTTGCGCGTCGCCGCGCACCTGCAGGCGCACGGCGTTGCGGCCGGGGACGCCGTGGCCGTGCATCTGCCGAAGGGCCACGAGCAGATCGTCGCGGTCTTGGGGGTGCTGGCGGCGGGGGCGGCCTACGTGCCGGTGGCGATCGATCAACCCGCGCTGCGCCGCGAGCGCATTTACCGCGCGGCGCAGGTCGCGTACGTGCTGGAGCGCGATAGCCTGGCCTTGGGCCACGCGCTGCCGGGCGAGGGGCCAACGCTCCCCGCGCCGCTCTCGGGGAGCGATGCCGCGCGGGCGTACGTCCTGTTCACATCGGGTTCGACGGGAGAGCCCAAGGGGGTCGAGCTTCATCACGCGGCCGCGATGAACACGATCGAGGACCTGAATCGTCGTCTCGCATTGGGTGCAGCGGATCGAACCCTCGCCTTGTCAGCCCTGGAGTTCGACCTCTCCGTGTACGACATGTTCGCGCCGCTCACCGCGGGCGGTGCCATCGTCTGCATCGAGGAACGCGAACGCCGTGACGCGTACGCGTGGCTCGATCGCGCCAAACGGCATGGCGTCACCGTGCTCAATTGCGTTCCGGCCCTGCTCGACATGACGCTCACCGCGTCCGGCGGTGAGGCCCTGCCGACCTTGCGCGCCGTGCTGACGGGCGGCGATTGGGTGGGCACGGACCTTCCACGCCGCCTGTCCGCCTGGTCGCCGCACTGTCGTTTCCTCGCCCTGGGCGGCACGACCGAGACCGCGATCCATTCCACCCTTTGCGAGGTGACCGACGTTGCCCGGATGCCGGCGCACTGGACGTCGATCCCGTATGGCAAGCCGCTCGACAATGTGCAGCTTCGCGTGGTCGACGGCTTGGGTCGCGACTGTCCGGATTTCGTCGCCGGTGAACTCTGGATCGGCGGCGACGGCGTTGCCCTCGGCTACCGCGGCGACCCGGCGCGGAGCGCCGAAAAGTTCGTATCCGAACAGGGAACGCGGTGGTACCGCACGGGCGACCGCGCGCGGTACGTGGCCGGTGGCGATGTGGAGTTCCTCGGCCGCGCCGACTTCCAAGTGAAGCTGCGCGGGCACCGCATCGAGCTCGGCGAGGTGGAGGCTGCGCTGCGCAGCTTCCCCGGCATCGAGCGCGCCATCGTGCTGCTCGGAAAACATGCCCTGGCGGCCGTGGTCGTGGGCCCGTCGCCGGTCGACGTTGCATCGGTTCGCGCGTTCCTGGCGGAGCGATTGCCGGCGTTCATGTTGCCCGAGCAACTGGTGCACTGTACCGAGCTGCCTCTGACGGCCAACGGGAAGGTCGACCGCAAGCAACTGGAGCGCTGGGTGGCGTCGCTCGCCCCCGGCGACAATCGAGGTGCGAGCGCACCGGTCGGCGAGATCGAGCAGAGGGTCGCTCTCGCCTGGTCCGAGGCGCTCGGTGTGGTGGCACCGGGCCGCGAGGATAATTTCTTCGCTGCGGGCGGCGACTCCCTGGTGGCCACACGTCTGGTGCGTCGCCTGCTCGATCATGGCCTATGCGACGTGAAGCTCTCGGAGTTGTTCGCGCGCCCGATCCTGTCGGACTTTGCCGCGACCTTGCGCCTCGGCGAGGGGGCGCTGGCCGCACCGACGTTGACTGTGGATCCGAGCCGTCGCCACGAGCCATTCCCACCGACCGAGGTGCAGCGCGCCTATTGGCTGGGCCGCAATCCGAACTTCACGCTCGGCGGCGTGGGCTGTCACTTCTATCGCGAATACGACATCGACGACCTCGATGTCCCGCGCTTGGCTGCGGCGGTGGATGCCCTCGTCCAGCGGCACGAAATGCTGCGTGCCGTGTTCGACGAGAATGGCGAGCAGCGCATTTTGCTCGAGGTGCCGCCCTTCGCCATCGAGGTCGTCGAGGCCGGCGAAGACCCCGAGCGCGCACACGCCGAGCTTCGAAACGAGCTTGGGCACCGATGCTACGATCCGGCCCGATGGCCGCTCTTCGCGATGCGCGGCGTGCGCTCGGGCACGCGGACGCGTCTCGGGGTGAGCCTCGACAATCTGGTGGTCGACGCGCTCAGCATCCTCACCTTTTATGCAGAGCTGAATACGCTTTATCGAACGCCGGATGCGCGTCTGCCGCCGATCGAACTCTCGTTTCGCGACTACGTCGTTGGCCTGCCCGCGGACCCTCGGGCAAGGACGGCCGCGCGGGCGTTTTGGGAACGAAAGCTTCCGACGCTCCCGCTCGCGCCGCAGCTCCCGCTCGCGAAGAGCCCCACCGAAATAGGGCGCCCGCATTTCATCCGCTTCGAGGGGCGCATCGACGCCGGCGATTGGACGCGCATCCTCGGACACGCCAGCACGTGCGGCGTGACGGCATCGACGGTGCTGCTCACCACGTTCGCGGACGTCTTGAGCCGCTGGAGCAGCCATCCCGATCTGACGATCAACGTAACCTTGTTCGATCGGCGCGAGGTGCACCCGGATATCCATCGCGTGATGGGGGACTTTACGTCCCTCAGCCTGGTTGGATATCGACCCACGGCCGGCGAGAGCCATGCCGCTCGTGCGCGGCGCATGCAAGGGGAGCTCGGCCAGGCCCTCGACCATCGCGAGGTGTCGAGCATCTCCTTGGTGCGCGAAATGGCGCGGGCTGCCGGGAGGCCAGATCTTTCGATGCCGGTGATCTTCACCAGCGCGCTTGGCGTTCCGGGTGGTACGTCGGCGCCGGCGAGCGGGCCTTTCAGCAGGCCCGTCTGGGGCCTCACGCAGACGCCGCAGGTGTGGCTGGACCACCAAGTCGTCGAGTCGGACGGTGGCATCGCGCTGAATTGGGACGTGGTCGAAGGCCTTTTTCCCGAGGGCATGGTCGCCGACATGTTCGAGGCGTACCTGCGCGCGCTGCGGTGGCTCGCGGCCCACGCATGGACGCAGCCTCTGCCCGACGCGCTTCCCGATGCCCATCGACGCGTTCGCGACGACGTCAATGCAACCGCGTGTGCGTATCCCCAGCGGACGCTGCACGAGGCGTTCTTCCGCATCGCCCGCGAGCAGCCCACGCGCACGGCCCTGCATTGGGACGATGCGCAGGCGCAAAGCTACGGCGCGCTCGCCGAACAGGCCTTGCGGGTGGCCGCCATGCTGAAGCATCGCGGCGTCGAGCCGGGCGATCTGGTCGCGGTCAGCGTGCCGCGAGGACCCGAGCAGATCGCCGCCGTGCTGGGCGTACTGGCTGCCGGCGCCGGGTACGTTCCGATTGCGCTCGATCAGCCCATCGCGCGCCGTGAAGCGATGCTGCGACAGGCGGGTGTGCGCTGTTCGATCACCGATTCGATCCGGGAGGCGCGGTCCTTCGACCCGGCGCGGGAACCCGTCGTGGGCGATCCCGAAGGCACGGCCTACGTCATCTTCACCTCGGGCTCGACCGGCGAGCCAAAGGGCGTGGAGATCTCGCACCGCGCGGCGCACAATACGATTGTCGACATTCAGCGGCGCTTCGACGTGGGCGCGAGCGACCGCGTGCTCGCCGTGTCGGCCTTGGACTTCGACCTCTCGGTGTTCGACATCTTCGGTCTGCTCTCGGTGGGCGGCGCGCTGGTGCTCCTCGACGAAGAGCACCGCCGCGATCCGCGGCGCTGGCACGAGCTGGCCGCCCAGCACCGCGTCACCGTGTGGAACAGCGTGCCCACGTTGTTGGACATGCTCCTGCTCGTGGCCCATCAGGCCTCGCTGGCCTTGCGCCTGGTCCTCGTGTCCGGCGATTGGGTCGGTCTCACCTTGCCGTCGCGGTTGCAGGTCGTGCGATCCGGCTGTCGCTTCGTGGCGATGGGCGGCGCCACCGAAGCGGCGATTTGGTCGAACTTCGTCGAGGTCGAACGGGTGCCCGCCGGGTGGCAGTCCATCCCGTACGGCCGCCCCCTTGGCAACCAGAGCTTCCGCGTGGTGGACGCGCACGGACGCGACTGCCCCGACTGGGTCCCGGGCGAGCTCTGGATCGGTGGGGCCGGCGTGGCGCGCGGCTATCGCAGCTCGCCGGAGTTGACCGCGCGCAAATTCGTGGAGCATGGAGGCGCACGCTGGTACCGCACCGGCGATCGGGGTCGCTACTGGCCCGACGGCACCCTGGAGTTCCTCGGCCGCACCGACCATCAAGTGAAGATCCGCGGGCATCGCATCGAACTCGGCGAGATCGAGGCGGCGCTGAAGTCGCATTCCGAGGTTCGCGAGGCCATCGTGGCCGCCCACGATGGGCGCCTGCTGGCCGTCGTCGTGCTCGCGAACGACGTCTCCGAGCAGGCGTTGCGCGCGGTCCTCGAGGGCAAGCTTCCCTCGCACATGATTCCCGCGCGCATTCAGCGCATCGACCGCGTTTCGCTCACGGCCAATGGCAAAGTGAATCGTGCGCAGGTCCTCGAGCAGCTCGCCGGCCTGGCTGGCGCGCCGGACGCGCCCTCCGAGCCGCTGCGCGGCGATTGGGAACACTCGATTGCGGCCCTCTGGAGCGAGTTGTTCGGAGGGCGCTCCGTGGGGCCGCTCCAGAGCTTTTTCGAATTGGGGGGCGACAGTCTGCTGGCCACGCGTTTCCTCGAAGCGCTGCGGCAGCGTCACTCCATTCAGTTGCCTCAACGGCGCTTGTTCACCGGCCCGACCGTCCGCGAAATTGCCGCGGCGATCGCAGCCGATCCCACCGTCGCGCACTTCGAAGAAGGCGCGTTGTGA
- a CDS encoding alpha/beta hydrolase: MGILCAVSAQGQEARGAACPPTCERVIFDVKLQPDATEPHRMVGSLCARGPVAPRTLQVLVHGATYTKEYWDFPYAHPRYSYVAAQTAAGFATLALDGLGTGESDRPPAERVTTAANAYAVHQIIQTMRAGSLRPDRIVLVGHSLGAAVAAVEAATYQDVDGVIFSGILHNQGPDNLALYGQLQPAAPAGYVTTVPGQRGPLFYRSESADPAVIEADERLKSTVSATQFSDAAAGAAATASIRVPVLVAVGDEDTTYCSPPSCSETGALEREKAFYAHEARVEVLGIPQMGHSLNLHRRAGVWYAAAAAWTARRVH; the protein is encoded by the coding sequence ATGGGAATCCTGTGTGCCGTGTCCGCGCAGGGGCAGGAGGCTCGAGGCGCAGCCTGTCCGCCGACGTGTGAACGCGTGATTTTCGACGTGAAATTGCAGCCCGACGCCACGGAGCCGCACCGCATGGTGGGCTCGCTGTGTGCGCGAGGCCCTGTCGCGCCGCGCACCTTGCAGGTCCTCGTTCACGGTGCCACGTATACGAAGGAGTATTGGGATTTCCCGTACGCCCATCCGCGGTATTCGTATGTGGCCGCGCAAACCGCCGCGGGTTTTGCCACCCTCGCCCTGGACGGCCTCGGCACCGGCGAAAGCGACCGCCCACCGGCCGAGCGAGTCACCACCGCGGCCAACGCGTACGCCGTACATCAAATCATTCAGACGATGCGCGCGGGCTCACTCCGGCCCGATCGCATCGTTTTGGTGGGCCATTCGCTCGGCGCCGCGGTTGCCGCCGTCGAAGCTGCGACCTATCAAGACGTAGACGGCGTGATCTTCTCTGGGATTCTCCACAACCAGGGGCCCGACAACCTTGCGCTCTACGGCCAATTGCAGCCGGCCGCACCCGCGGGATACGTGACCACCGTTCCCGGTCAGCGGGGACCGCTCTTTTATCGTTCCGAATCCGCCGATCCTGCCGTCATCGAAGCGGACGAACGCCTCAAATCGACGGTCAGCGCGACTCAATTTTCGGATGCTGCCGCGGGGGCGGCGGCCACGGCGTCCATCCGCGTGCCCGTGTTGGTCGCGGTGGGGGACGAAGATACGACGTATTGCAGCCCCCCGTCGTGCTCGGAAACGGGCGCCCTCGAACGGGAAAAAGCATTTTACGCGCACGAGGCCCGTGTCGAGGTACTGGGCATTCCGCAGATGGGGCATTCGCTCAATCTGCACCGTCGTGCAGGGGTCTGGTACGCGGCTGCGGCCGCGTGGACCGCGCGACGCGTTCACTGA